The following coding sequences are from one Megamonas funiformis window:
- a CDS encoding aconitate hydratase: MPTLTEKIIKAHLQEGTMDRGCPIAIKIDQTLTQDATGTMAYLQLEAMGVDQVKTELSVSYVDHNTLQSGFENADDHKYLQTVANKHGIYFSRPGNGICHQVHLERFAAPGKTLLGSDSHTPTAGGIGALAIGAGGLDVACAMAGRPFNLKMPKVVNVKLTGALHKGVSSKDIILKVLQLMTVKGGVGKVIEYTGEGVKTLNIPQRATITNMGAELGATTSIFPSDEVTYEFLKKQNREDCFVALSADDDAVYDETYEINLDDLEPMIAMPHSPDAVKSISEVVGKKIDQVAIGSCTNSSYRDMMIVASILKNKTVAENVSLCISPGSKQVLTMLSQNGALTDLISSGARMLECTCGPCIGMGQSPITNAWSLRTFNRNFYGRSGTLSANVCLVSPEVAAYSAIKGVISDPREAEFDIPSEPDHFLVDDSMIIAPEKQHPENVEIVRGPNIKPIPENTPLADTVEKQVVIKVVDNITTDHIAPAGAKVLPFRSNIEKISEFIFRDVQAGFKQHCLSVGGGFIVAGQNYGQGSSREHAALAPMYLGIKAVIAKSFARIHQANLINFGIVPFTFANEADYDTIDEGDVLKISNLHQLAPGKAMMVENVTKKTSFAVNHALSQLDIDILMAGGRLNYIKMGK; the protein is encoded by the coding sequence ATGCCTACATTAACAGAAAAAATAATTAAAGCTCATTTACAAGAAGGCACTATGGACCGTGGTTGTCCAATAGCTATTAAAATTGACCAGACTTTAACACAAGATGCTACAGGAACTATGGCTTATTTACAATTAGAAGCTATGGGTGTAGACCAAGTTAAAACAGAATTATCCGTAAGCTATGTAGACCACAATACACTTCAAAGTGGTTTTGAAAATGCTGATGACCATAAATATTTACAAACAGTAGCAAACAAACATGGTATTTACTTTTCTCGTCCAGGTAATGGTATTTGCCATCAGGTACATTTGGAAAGATTTGCAGCTCCAGGTAAAACTTTATTAGGAAGTGATTCTCATACTCCTACAGCTGGTGGTATTGGTGCATTGGCTATTGGTGCTGGTGGACTTGATGTTGCTTGTGCTATGGCAGGACGTCCATTTAATTTAAAAATGCCAAAAGTGGTAAATGTAAAACTTACAGGTGCATTACATAAAGGTGTAAGTTCTAAAGATATTATTTTAAAAGTTTTACAGCTTATGACTGTAAAAGGTGGCGTAGGTAAAGTTATTGAATACACAGGTGAAGGTGTAAAAACTTTAAATATTCCTCAACGTGCTACTATAACAAATATGGGTGCAGAACTCGGTGCTACTACATCTATATTCCCAAGCGATGAAGTAACATATGAATTTTTGAAAAAACAAAATCGTGAAGATTGTTTCGTAGCTTTAAGTGCAGATGATGATGCTGTTTATGATGAAACATATGAAATCAATTTAGATGATTTAGAACCAATGATTGCTATGCCTCATAGCCCTGATGCCGTAAAATCCATCAGTGAAGTTGTTGGCAAAAAAATAGACCAGGTTGCTATTGGTAGCTGTACAAATTCTTCTTATAGAGATATGATGATTGTCGCTTCTATATTAAAAAATAAAACAGTTGCTGAAAATGTATCCTTATGTATTTCTCCAGGTTCTAAACAAGTATTGACTATGCTTTCTCAAAATGGAGCATTAACAGATTTAATCTCTAGTGGTGCTAGAATGCTTGAATGTACTTGTGGTCCTTGTATCGGTATGGGTCAATCTCCTATTACAAATGCATGGTCACTTCGTACTTTCAACCGCAATTTCTATGGTAGAAGTGGTACCTTAAGTGCTAATGTATGTCTTGTTTCTCCAGAAGTAGCTGCTTATAGTGCTATAAAAGGTGTTATCTCTGACCCTAGAGAAGCTGAATTTGATATTCCATCAGAACCTGATCATTTCTTAGTAGATGACAGCATGATTATTGCTCCAGAAAAACAGCATCCTGAAAATGTGGAAATCGTTCGTGGTCCAAATATTAAACCAATTCCAGAAAATACTCCACTTGCTGATACTGTAGAAAAACAAGTAGTAATTAAAGTAGTAGATAATATCACTACAGACCATATCGCTCCAGCAGGGGCAAAAGTATTGCCATTCCGTTCTAATATTGAAAAAATATCTGAATTTATTTTCCGTGATGTACAAGCTGGATTTAAACAACATTGCTTATCTGTTGGCGGTGGCTTTATCGTTGCAGGTCAAAACTATGGTCAAGGTTCTAGCCGTGAACATGCAGCACTTGCACCAATGTATTTAGGCATTAAAGCTGTTATCGCTAAAAGCTTTGCGCGTATACATCAAGCTAATCTTATAAACTTTGGTATCGTACCATTCACTTTTGCAAATGAAGCAGATTATGATACTATTGATGAAGGCGATGTATTGAAAATCAGTAATTTACATCAGCTTGCTCCAGGAAAAGCTATGATGGTAGAAAATGTTACTAAGAAAACTTCTTTTGCCGTAAATCATGCATTATCTCAATTAGATATTGATATTTTAATGGCTGGCGGTCGTTTAAATTATATAAAAATGGGTAAATAA
- a CDS encoding PHP domain-containing protein — MKLDYHMHFEYGSYDENWVKGFFDSAKNHGLTEIGISEHSHTFPEFKDLYYQDLILDDSFVGKFQQQWLKKNKFKYTLDDYFNFMAKLRKLGYKVKTGIEVCNFQDQEKVKSILAPYDFDYIIGSIHFLHGWAYDSSEIKDEWNNHTLEEIYDWYAQEVEKLCASKIYDVLGHPFNIRLFKNIPDFDVTPYLVRVAKAVKEANMAIDINTGTLYRYPIAEISPYPDFMKIAVEYNLPIITSSDAHKPEHCGNHIDDAISYAKSFGYNQSIRFTKRQREFVELG; from the coding sequence ATGAAATTAGATTATCATATGCATTTTGAATATGGCTCTTATGATGAAAATTGGGTCAAAGGATTTTTTGATAGTGCTAAAAATCATGGATTGACAGAAATCGGCATCTCTGAACATAGCCATACTTTTCCTGAATTCAAAGATTTATATTATCAAGATTTAATTTTAGATGATAGCTTTGTAGGTAAATTCCAACAGCAATGGTTAAAGAAAAATAAATTCAAATACACTTTAGATGATTATTTTAACTTTATGGCTAAATTGCGAAAATTAGGCTACAAGGTTAAAACAGGAATTGAAGTATGCAATTTCCAAGACCAAGAAAAAGTAAAAAGTATTTTAGCACCATATGATTTTGATTATATCATTGGCTCTATCCATTTTCTTCATGGTTGGGCTTATGATTCTTCAGAAATAAAAGATGAATGGAATAATCATACTTTAGAAGAAATCTATGATTGGTATGCACAAGAAGTTGAAAAACTCTGTGCTAGTAAAATTTATGATGTTTTAGGTCATCCATTTAATATTCGTTTATTTAAAAATATACCAGATTTTGATGTTACACCTTATTTAGTCCGTGTAGCCAAAGCTGTTAAAGAAGCTAATATGGCTATCGATATCAATACTGGTACTTTATATCGCTATCCTATAGCTGAAATTTCACCATATCCTGATTTTATGAAAATCGCTGTAGAATACAATCTTCCTATTATCACTTCTTCTGATGCACATAAACCAGAACATTGTGGTAATCATATTGATGATGCTATTTCATATGCAAAATCTTTTGGCTATAACCAATCTATACGTTTTACAAAAAGACAACGTGAATTTGTAGAATTAGGCTAA
- a CDS encoding citrate synthase, whose translation MDNTFLAQFYGKSQNYTDIPNHLYKDYNVKKGLRNEDGTGVLVGLTRVADVVGYTYNEDGTKVDTEGTLFFRGIDINEIVKNRHDLRYIYEEACFLLLFGYLPKQKELENFCELLQENYELPDDFLEMNLLRMPGKNLMNKLQHAILTLYNYDEDPDNTDVYETLLKGIQIMAKLPSIACYAYQSKMHYYEHKSLVIHYPHKDYSTAENILYMLRSDSKFTKQEANLLDIMLLIHADHGGGNNSTFTNVVISSTDTDIYSAVSGSIGSLKGPRHGGANIKVALMMDAIIAEIGYTRDDNKIKDIVRKLLNKQFYNKSGLVYGFGHAVYTLSDPRAEILRHYCGIVAHEKGRDEEFEFYLRFERIVKETLMEMKGLTACANVDYYSGFAYDMLGIPRDMFTPLFVISRMVGWLAHNLENKLYDGRIMRPATKYVGELNYYVPMEDR comes from the coding sequence ATGGATAATACGTTCTTAGCTCAATTCTACGGAAAATCACAAAATTATACAGATATTCCTAATCATTTATATAAAGACTACAATGTAAAAAAAGGTTTACGTAATGAAGATGGTACAGGTGTTTTAGTAGGTCTTACTCGTGTTGCAGACGTTGTAGGTTATACATACAATGAAGATGGTACAAAAGTAGATACTGAAGGTACTTTATTTTTTCGTGGTATAGATATCAATGAAATAGTAAAAAATCGTCATGATTTACGCTATATTTATGAAGAAGCTTGCTTTTTATTATTATTTGGTTACTTACCAAAACAAAAAGAATTAGAAAACTTTTGCGAACTCCTTCAAGAAAACTATGAACTTCCTGATGATTTCTTAGAAATGAATTTACTTCGCATGCCTGGTAAAAATCTAATGAATAAATTGCAACATGCAATTTTGACTTTATATAATTATGATGAAGACCCAGATAATACCGATGTATATGAAACATTATTAAAAGGTATTCAAATCATGGCAAAATTGCCGTCAATCGCTTGTTATGCTTACCAATCAAAAATGCACTATTATGAACATAAAAGTTTAGTTATTCATTATCCTCATAAAGATTATTCTACTGCCGAAAACATTTTATATATGCTTCGTTCTGATAGTAAATTCACCAAACAAGAAGCAAATCTTTTAGATATTATGCTATTGATTCATGCTGACCATGGTGGCGGTAATAACTCCACTTTTACTAATGTTGTAATTTCTTCCACTGATACGGATATTTATTCTGCTGTATCTGGCTCTATTGGTTCACTCAAAGGGCCTCGTCATGGTGGTGCTAACATTAAAGTTGCACTAATGATGGACGCTATCATTGCTGAAATCGGTTATACTCGCGATGATAATAAAATTAAAGATATTGTACGTAAATTATTGAATAAACAATTCTACAATAAATCTGGTCTAGTATATGGATTTGGTCATGCTGTATATACACTTTCTGATCCACGTGCTGAAATTCTTCGCCATTACTGTGGTATCGTCGCTCATGAAAAAGGTCGCGATGAAGAATTTGAATTCTATTTGCGTTTTGAACGTATCGTAAAAGAAACGCTAATGGAAATGAAAGGTCTTACTGCTTGTGCTAACGTTGATTATTACAGTGGTTTTGCCTATGATATGCTCGGCATTCCTCGTGATATGTTTACACCATTATTTGTAATCAGTCGTATGGTTGGCTGGCTCGCTCATAATTTAGAAAATAAACTATATGATGGTCGCATCATGCGTCCTGCTACAAAATATGTAGGCGAATTAAATTATTATGTACCTATGGAGGATAGATAA
- a CDS encoding amidohydrolase family protein: MKQHIDILIKNANIIDAKQKTIKKGNIAIECNKIVEYDLNKEYIIDDELNGEGYYVSPGWIDAHTHIFYECTESGLPADVSLIPMGVTTTIDGGSCGYGNWKTFKKNIVDNSILNVYYSINVSPSGQITERYPENIDPRCYILEEYKKIMQEDSKYSRGLKLRYGTEVVEKFGNNVLDEVIELANKLGCFLTVHVTNPPCEMEEIINKMRDGDIVCHIYQGKRSTILDENNIVKKAIFKAQKRGVFFDSADARINHSYAIIRPAIEQGFKPDIISTDLTYASMFRNMCWGLPVVLSKWLNLGLSLEEVIQACTYNPAKIHHLGDGLGTLDVGAHGNVTIFKVINKEFHMKNRLNEDFIGQKLIVPQVTIINGKIVYRNVEFPF, from the coding sequence ATGAAACAACATATAGATATATTAATTAAAAATGCAAATATAATTGATGCTAAGCAAAAAACAATAAAAAAAGGAAATATAGCTATTGAGTGTAATAAGATAGTAGAATATGATTTAAATAAAGAATATATAATTGATGATGAATTGAATGGTGAAGGATATTATGTAAGTCCAGGCTGGATTGATGCACATACACATATTTTTTATGAATGTACAGAATCCGGATTACCAGCAGATGTATCTTTAATTCCTATGGGTGTAACAACTACTATTGATGGAGGTAGTTGTGGATATGGAAATTGGAAAACTTTTAAAAAAAATATAGTAGATAATAGTATATTAAATGTTTATTATTCAATAAATGTTTCTCCATCAGGACAGATTACGGAAAGATATCCAGAAAATATTGATCCTAGATGTTATATATTAGAGGAATATAAGAAAATAATGCAAGAAGATTCTAAATATAGTAGAGGATTAAAATTGAGATATGGGACAGAGGTTGTAGAGAAATTTGGTAATAATGTATTAGATGAAGTTATAGAATTGGCGAATAAATTAGGATGTTTTTTAACTGTACATGTTACTAATCCGCCTTGTGAGATGGAAGAAATTATAAATAAAATGAGAGATGGAGATATTGTTTGTCATATTTATCAAGGTAAAAGAAGTACAATTTTAGATGAAAATAATATAGTAAAAAAAGCAATATTTAAAGCACAAAAAAGAGGTGTATTTTTTGATTCAGCAGATGCTAGAATAAATCATTCATATGCTATAATTAGACCAGCAATAGAACAAGGATTTAAGCCAGATATTATAAGTACAGATTTAACATATGCTAGTATGTTTAGAAATATGTGTTGGGGATTACCAGTAGTGTTGTCTAAATGGTTAAATTTAGGTTTATCTTTGGAGGAAGTAATACAAGCATGTACGTATAATCCTGCTAAAATACATCATTTAGGAGATGGCTTAGGAACTTTGGATGTTGGAGCTCATGGAAATGTTACTATATTTAAAGTAATAAATAAAGAATTTCATATGAAAAATAGATTGAATGAAGATTTTATAGGACAAAAATTAATAGTACCACAAGTAACAATTATTAATGGGAAAATTGTTTATAGAAATGTAGAATTTCCATTTTAA
- a CDS encoding M23 family metallopeptidase encodes MSQEELNKQATEQNNTETEIEDIKEDKKVVKNDEYTIKIIPNKTDDVKLFTISKNMLRYVMASVVIMIVLVVGSLSFAGYVYFNNQADKQHLQELQEANALQQQQLSELDKKANSLKEDMDQLNNLENELKQLSGIELPEGNNGDSVNPEQNGQGGPYPQTPTIENVRLTLDTVENTMNGKLNNMEELKKRLQTAIMMKRQQVAIANQTISITPSIWPAKGVVSSPYGLRWGGSDFHPGIDIANDMGTPIRATADGVVSIAGWNSGGYGNMVDIDHGNGVMTRYGHASYVVVSAGQQVKRGQIIAYMGSTGFSTGPHVHYEVRINGQAVDPSGYLFN; translated from the coding sequence TTGAGTCAGGAAGAGTTAAATAAACAAGCTACTGAACAAAATAATACAGAAACAGAAATAGAAGATATAAAAGAAGATAAAAAAGTAGTAAAAAATGATGAATATACAATAAAAATCATACCTAATAAAACAGATGATGTAAAATTATTTACTATAAGTAAAAATATGCTCAGATATGTGATGGCATCTGTAGTTATTATGATAGTATTAGTCGTTGGTTCATTAAGTTTTGCAGGTTATGTATATTTCAATAATCAAGCAGATAAACAGCATTTACAAGAATTGCAAGAAGCAAATGCACTTCAACAGCAACAATTATCTGAACTTGATAAAAAAGCTAATAGCTTAAAAGAAGATATGGACCAATTAAATAATTTGGAAAATGAATTAAAACAATTATCTGGTATAGAACTTCCAGAAGGAAATAATGGAGATAGTGTAAATCCAGAACAAAATGGACAAGGTGGACCTTATCCGCAAACACCTACTATAGAAAATGTACGTCTTACCTTAGATACTGTAGAAAATACAATGAATGGTAAACTAAATAATATGGAAGAATTGAAAAAACGTTTGCAGACTGCTATCATGATGAAACGTCAGCAAGTAGCAATTGCTAATCAGACCATATCTATTACTCCATCTATTTGGCCAGCTAAAGGTGTAGTAAGTTCACCATATGGTCTTCGTTGGGGCGGTAGTGATTTCCACCCTGGTATTGATATTGCAAATGATATGGGAACACCAATTAGAGCAACAGCTGATGGCGTTGTCAGCATTGCTGGTTGGAATTCTGGCGGATATGGAAATATGGTAGATATTGACCATGGCAACGGAGTGATGACTCGTTATGGACATGCTTCTTATGTAGTAGTATCTGCTGGTCAACAAGTAAAACGTGGACAGATTATTGCTTATATGGGAAGTACAGGCTTTTCAACAGGCCCTCATGTACATTATGAAGTTCGTATAAATGGACAAGCTGTAGACCCATCTGGATATTTATTTAACTAA
- a CDS encoding isocitrate/isopropylmalate dehydrogenase family protein, whose amino-acid sequence MSNTITVFKGDGIGPEITDAVLKILDKAGADLNYEIFNVGAKEYETNGKLIPDAAFASFDKTKVLLKSPITTPIGKGFRSLNVTLRKKYDLYANIRPAKSNNAVKTAFKDVDLIVFRENTEDLYVGVEEQIDENTVHATKIITRHASERIIKDAFEYAKAHNRKKVTCVHKANILKMSDGLFLNIFYDIAKNYPEIEANDKIVDNTCMQLVMNPQQFDIMVMPNLYGDIVSDLTSGLIGGLGLLPSSNLGKDYAMFEAVHGSAPDIAGKHIANPTALLWSACMMLEYLGQNDVASKIRKAVDEVLNEGTTLTPDLHGTATTEAYCDAIIAKL is encoded by the coding sequence ATGAGTAATACTATTACTGTATTTAAAGGCGACGGCATTGGTCCAGAAATCACCGATGCTGTTTTAAAAATTTTAGACAAAGCTGGTGCTGATCTTAATTATGAAATTTTTAATGTTGGCGCTAAAGAATATGAAACAAATGGAAAACTAATTCCAGATGCTGCTTTTGCTTCCTTTGATAAAACTAAAGTATTGTTAAAATCTCCAATTACTACTCCTATTGGTAAAGGATTCCGTTCATTAAATGTAACTTTACGTAAAAAGTATGATTTATATGCTAACATTCGCCCTGCTAAATCAAATAATGCTGTAAAAACTGCATTTAAAGATGTTGACCTAATTGTTTTCAGAGAAAATACTGAAGACCTTTATGTAGGTGTAGAAGAACAAATTGATGAAAATACTGTTCATGCTACAAAAATAATCACTCGCCATGCTAGTGAAAGAATTATTAAAGATGCTTTTGAATACGCTAAAGCTCATAATCGCAAAAAAGTAACTTGTGTACACAAAGCTAATATCTTGAAAATGAGTGATGGTTTATTCCTCAACATTTTCTACGACATCGCTAAAAATTATCCAGAAATCGAAGCTAATGATAAAATTGTTGATAATACTTGCATGCAACTTGTAATGAACCCTCAACAATTCGATATCATGGTTATGCCAAATCTCTATGGAGATATTGTTTCTGACCTCACTAGTGGCTTAATCGGTGGACTTGGTTTATTGCCATCTAGCAATCTCGGTAAAGATTATGCTATGTTTGAAGCAGTTCATGGTAGCGCACCAGATATCGCCGGTAAACATATAGCAAATCCTACAGCACTTTTATGGTCTGCTTGCATGATGCTTGAATATCTTGGTCAAAATGATGTTGCTAGCAAAATCAGAAAAGCTGTTGATGAAGTATTAAACGAAGGAACAACTTTAACACCAGACCTTCATGGTACAGCTACAACAGAAGCATATTGTGATGCTATCATAGCTAAACTATAA
- a CDS encoding HAD family hydrolase, which translates to MIKWIISDMDGTLLVEPNKLPDDFDEIMDLLKQHNIMFSPASGRQYQALVSQFPKYKDDLLFISENGTYVCQHDKEIFSATLPDTAVQKIIDETAKLPKVEIVLSGKKGGYIISQNKEFHDELNLYYTQYKILHDFSEVDDEIIKISLCDCFNRDSLNNVYKKFLPLADEMQVVLSSDIWVDIIPLGINKGVAIQKLQKKLNIKPEECVAFGDYLNDYEMMQSVYYSYAMENAIPELKKVARYIAPPNYKNGVVKTIRQLLAQQESNH; encoded by the coding sequence ATGATTAAATGGATTATCTCCGATATGGACGGTACTTTACTTGTTGAACCTAATAAATTACCTGATGATTTTGATGAAATTATGGATTTATTAAAACAACATAATATTATGTTTTCACCTGCTAGCGGACGCCAATATCAAGCACTCGTTTCCCAATTTCCTAAATATAAAGATGATTTACTTTTTATTTCTGAAAATGGAACTTATGTCTGCCAACATGATAAAGAAATTTTCTCTGCTACATTACCAGATACTGCTGTACAAAAAATTATTGATGAAACTGCAAAATTGCCAAAAGTAGAAATTGTATTAAGCGGTAAAAAAGGTGGCTATATCATCTCTCAAAATAAAGAATTTCATGATGAATTAAATCTTTATTACACTCAATATAAAATTCTTCATGATTTTTCTGAAGTTGATGATGAAATTATTAAAATTTCTCTTTGTGATTGTTTTAATCGCGATTCTTTAAATAATGTCTATAAAAAATTCTTACCTTTAGCTGATGAAATGCAAGTAGTTTTAAGCAGTGATATCTGGGTGGATATCATTCCTTTAGGCATCAACAAAGGTGTAGCTATCCAAAAATTACAGAAAAAATTAAATATAAAACCAGAAGAATGTGTCGCTTTTGGCGATTATTTAAATGACTATGAAATGATGCAATCTGTATATTATAGTTATGCTATGGAAAATGCCATTCCTGAATTAAAGAAAGTAGCTCGCTATATAGCACCACCAAATTATAAAAATGGTGTAGTTAAAACAATTCGTCAATTACTTGCTCAACAAGAAAGCAATCATTGA
- the ilvA gene encoding threonine ammonia-lyase yields MVLLAKEQVEVKLTPQEIVEKTTIADVYRAVKNLDGVIYKTKLIYSDYFSNLSHNDIYIKPENLQKTGSFKLRGAYNCISQLSEEQKAHGVIAASAGNHAQGVAYAAQQLGVKAVIVMPATTPLLKVEATRAYGAEVVLSGDSFDDAAAKAVELQQEFNYTFIHPFNDIEVILGQGTTALEIIDDLKDVDAILVPIGGGGFASGVALATKMVNPHVKVIGVEPCGAACIKASLQENKVVSLPSVDTVAEGTAVKTPGDVTFEFIKKYVDEVITVSEFEIMSALLSLIEKHKLIAEGAGVLSLAASRKLQFKGKKVAAIVSGGNIDISTISALIDKALIARGRVFCFSVQLPDKPGQLLAISQILADLNANVIKLDHNQAKVTDSFKKVVLEVTVETNGIEHIQQITHSLHEHGFKVKKIY; encoded by the coding sequence ATGGTTTTATTGGCTAAAGAGCAAGTAGAAGTAAAATTAACACCACAAGAAATAGTAGAAAAAACAACTATAGCTGATGTATATCGTGCTGTTAAAAATTTAGATGGTGTTATATACAAAACTAAATTAATCTACAGTGATTATTTTTCCAATTTATCACATAATGATATATATATAAAACCTGAAAACTTGCAAAAAACAGGTTCTTTCAAACTTCGCGGAGCGTATAACTGCATTAGTCAGTTGAGTGAAGAACAAAAAGCTCATGGTGTAATTGCAGCTTCAGCTGGTAATCATGCTCAAGGTGTAGCTTATGCAGCTCAACAATTAGGCGTTAAAGCTGTAATTGTTATGCCAGCGACTACTCCATTATTAAAAGTAGAAGCAACTCGTGCTTATGGAGCAGAAGTTGTATTATCTGGAGATAGTTTTGATGATGCGGCAGCAAAAGCAGTAGAATTACAACAAGAATTTAATTATACATTTATCCACCCATTTAATGATATCGAAGTTATCTTAGGTCAAGGTACTACAGCTTTAGAAATCATTGATGATTTAAAAGATGTTGATGCGATTTTAGTACCTATCGGTGGTGGCGGTTTTGCCAGTGGTGTAGCACTTGCGACTAAAATGGTAAATCCACATGTAAAAGTAATCGGTGTAGAACCTTGTGGAGCAGCTTGTATCAAGGCATCACTTCAGGAAAATAAAGTAGTATCTTTGCCAAGCGTTGATACTGTAGCAGAAGGTACAGCAGTAAAAACACCAGGTGATGTAACATTTGAATTCATTAAAAAATATGTAGATGAAGTAATCACAGTTTCTGAATTTGAAATTATGTCAGCTTTATTATCTTTGATTGAAAAACATAAATTGATTGCTGAAGGTGCGGGCGTATTATCTTTAGCAGCTAGTAGAAAATTACAATTCAAAGGTAAAAAAGTAGCTGCTATTGTAAGTGGTGGTAATATTGATATTTCTACAATTTCAGCACTTATTGATAAAGCTTTAATCGCTCGTGGTCGAGTATTCTGCTTTAGTGTACAACTTCCAGATAAACCAGGTCAGTTATTGGCAATTTCTCAAATTTTAGCAGATTTAAATGCCAATGTAATTAAACTAGACCATAATCAGGCTAAAGTAACAGATAGCTTCAAAAAAGTAGTGCTTGAAGTAACTGTTGAAACAAATGGTATAGAGCATATTCAACAAATTACTCATAGCTTACATGAACATGGTTTTAAAGTTAAGAAAATATATTAA